The genomic stretch catttcatttaaaaactcaggaaaaaaagaacatagaggAACAATGCAGTATCAACTTTATTAAATAGGAAAGATATCATTGGCTAAAGTTTTATTTGTCAGAATCAAGTTTTTCTGTTATTTGGTTACTTTAgttttagttgtttgtttgtttgttttaaacaccTGTGATAGTCATACGATACTGCATATAGATTATAGGTACGCATAAGTGTATGAGAAGCACTAAAAATTGGCCTGGATAAAAGAACTATCAAAATTCATCAATAAAAAGTCTAATAAATGTTCAAAGGGCTTCAGAGACAAAACGATGGCAAATAAGctcatgaaaagatactcaacattgcCAGTCActgggaaacacaaattaaaaccttAGTGAATTCCCACTATACGATCTATTAGAAGagctaaaactttaaaataacaaaactaataCCAAGTGCAggcgaggatgtggagcaactggaacacGCCTGCCTGcgttgctggtgagaatgcagtGATAGAGCCACTGTGGGAAAACACACTTCCCGTGTGACCCAACGATTTCACTCCTAGATGATTCTCACTTAGGACaagtgaaaacttatgttcacacacacacaaaacaacctGTATGCAAATGTTTATAATAGCTTTGTTCATGATTGCTGAAAACTGGGAACAACTCAGTGTCCTTCAGTTAGTGAGTGGATGGCGGAATACCATTTGGCAATGAGAAGGTATAAGCTGttgatacaacatggatgaatctcaaattgATTATGCCAAGTAACAAGCCAGGCTCAAAAGGCTATGTACTGCGTGATTCCATTACATGACATTGTGGGAAAAGCAACACGAGGGACAGAAGACAGAACAGTGGTTGTCAAGGCTTAGGCCTACAGGTAGAGGTTGGTCACAGcatcttttgggggtgatgagaTACTCTGTATCTTAGCTGTGGTGATGGTTACGTGACTGTTTTGTCAAAACTTGGATATATACACCAAAATGTGAATtctatatgtaaatttaaaataaatttagggggGAAAAGAGCCTGAATAGATACACGTCCAACTTGAGATAGTTATTgctcctggggaggaaggagggaaatgggACCAGAGTGGATGTTAAAGGGGATTTTAGCCTCATCATATgttttgttgaaaaaataaaaaagtaaatatgataACATACTGTTGAATTTGTATGGTGAGATTATCAGtgtttgctttattatttgtacttctttgtattttctaattgGTCAAAATATAAACAAGGCAGAATGTATCCTtctaaaggaaaatttataaaagacattaaaatagaaggggagagaaataaccagttatattaaaatatgtaggtgtattttcttctattcctctcttcatgtttgcttttgcaTAGTGGAAAGTGTAATGTAAGAACAATATAGCCTCTAGTTTTCCTTGGTATAGCCTAAAacatgttttccttcctcttaaatAGTCTTTGTAATTATTTGCAATGATGTAATATCAGTCTTAAGCCTTGCATTTAAATAACTGCTCTCATTTTACGGATGTAGGCATTTCTGTAATATTATTAAACTGGTATGTTTCACTTTACTAACCTGGAAGTACAAATGAGGGTATGTTGGAATGAATCTTGTAAATTTTGATGTCTCTGAACCATTGTAATTTAACAGGAAGTCCTATCTTTCCTTGGGGTTTTCCTCCACAAATGTTTCCATGTTGATGTTCAATATAGCTGGAGGTCATCCCTGCTGGCCACTCTTCCTGCTGGAAGCCATCAGGATACTTTGTATAATGTACTTTCAAGGAAACTCCATGGCAAAATCACCCAAGGTTCTGGTGTTCCTTTGTAGATTTGCCTGACTCCTTGGATGGGACTCTTGCCATCATTTTCAACAAGGCAGGAAATGATGAACCTCTAATCCAGCACACTCCTCTGACCACCGTCTGCACACCCTTATACAtgcttccaattttttaaaataaaacatttatatgtaaatgttttattttttgagagggagagagacctggAGTgcaagcgtgggaggggcagagagagagggagacagaatccaaagcaggctccaggctctgagctgtcagcacagagcccattgcaggacttgaactcacaaactgcgagatcatggcctgagctgaagtcagaggcttaactgagccacccaggggtggCAGAAAACCATGTAActcgatctcggggtcatgagttcaagccccatgttggatgtagagattacttaaaaataaaaagtattaaaaaaaaattgatttgggtcaattatatctcaagacTGGGGGAAAAAGGAACTGATTTAGTTTTCATTACAAAGGTAATAAAACTATATTCtaaaaaatgggggtgggggaataacTGCATAAAGGTCACCACACTATACATACAATTTGATAGCTTTTccccctgtatttttaaaatttttaatgtttattattttgagagagagaaatgagtgagggaggggcagagagagagagggagacacagaatctgaagcaggctccaggctctgagctgtcagtgcacaaCCTGAAacggtgctcaaacccacgaactgtgagatcataacctgagcagaagttaaacactcaactgactgagccacccaggtgtccccccccccccgccccgtgcatttttattcatttccagaTTCTAAATAAGCCTCCTCTCATTTTGATAGGGTTGCCATTTTCCAGTATGGTTTGTGGAGAATTTCGCATCAGTCTTTCTTGTCAGGCAATTGAAGAAACTGGAATGAAGTTGTTCCAATGGGTCATCATACATCTAAAATCACAAATCGAAACCTCTTCTGCTTTTGCAGATTTGGTTGAGAACAGCTGCCCAGGAGTATAGCCaaacaaaaaatttttctttgtccattctccctctgccatttcttttaaatgttaggGCCATAGTGTTGGTCTATGAGCATAAATATATGTCTCTCTTTGGCTTGGGCCTCCAAATGGATTTTCAGTAAGTGGTAGGACTGTCGAGTCCTGGACTTAGaggcaggatataaaaccaatgagAAGAAAACTGGATTGGGAAGTCTGCCAATGAGCCCTTATCTGACATCCTAGGTGGGTATTTGTCTGATGATAAATGGGAAGGGAAAACTTGTAGCTCTATTCTTCAAAGTTCATTCCAGATAAAACTCCTGGGAAGCCTAGCCTGAATTTTTCAGGTCCAGCAAACGACTTTACACCTTGCTCTTCTATAATCaatatcatattctttttttttttttttaatttttataagatctttttttttttttttaatttttttttttaaacgtttatttatttttgggacagagagagacagagcatgaacgggggaggggcagagagagagggagacacagaatcggaaacaggctccaggctccgagccatcagcccagagcctgacgcggggctcaaactcacggaaccgcaagatcgtgacctggctgaagccggacgcttaaccgactgcgccacccaggtgcccctcaatatcATATTCTAACAGCATGTCTTGTATGCTTGCCCAGTAGCCTGTGAACATTTTCAGGACTGAGACAATgtgtttaatttataatattaactGCTGAGAATTGctctgagtgcttactatgtactaGACACCACTTCCCCCTCAACACTTGGTTAggggactatatatatataataaaatttatttatttagagagagagagtgagcacaagtcggggaggggcacagagaagagagaatcccaagcaggctctgcaccatcaatcagtgcatagcccaatgtggggctcaaactcaggaacccttgagatcatgacctgagatctgactgtgccacccgggcacccctgggacatactttttaaaaatgagcaaggtCTCAGAGAATTTAAAGAATTCTGCCCAACATCACAGATCTGAAGCTACACCTGGAATGAGAACCCAGGTGGATGTGAATTTCAAATCGCACATAGACTGCAGTATCAAATATTATCCCATTTTCAATTTCCATTAATCCTTTTGATTACGTCCAGGAGAAAGTTGGTTTCACAGCTAATACTTGGTGCTTAACATCTAACACTTGGCTAACCTGTCGAACCAAGAAAGAGCAGGCTGAGAGCTTTTAACATACTATAGATAAAAtttaactgttttgttttcatttaacttaGTCCCACTGTACTCTTACGTGGCAAATGAGAGCGAATTTCCACTGATGGTAGTAATATAAAATTTCTTAAACTTGTTCAACTGCTTTGCATATGTACAGAATACCTTTAAAAGGAAgcacaaaggggcacctgggtggctcagtcgattgagcgccagactcaggtcatgatctcacctcaaggttcgtgggtttgagccccacatcaggctctgtgctgacagctcggagcctggagcctgcttcggatcctgtgtctccctctctctcaaaattaaataaatgttaaaaaaaaatttttttttaaaggaagcacaAAAACTGGTAATACTTCTTGTCTCCGCGGAGTCTTTATGGGTGGCTGGGGGAAACTAGGAGGAGACGGACATTTTGACTTTATTATATTCTTCTACACAAAATTCGAATTTTGTGACCGAAGATGGAGACAAAACAAAcgagaaaattattaaataaataatagcgcATTTGGTAGGGAGAATATGGCAAAAACCATGAAGGTCTTAGAATAAATGAAGCTAAGGAAATGCTGTGTCAAAAACTTATCGGTGCGAAAAAAGAATCCACTTTACAGAGGAAACCGTGGACGAGGTGGCCCAGCGTCAGCCTCTGCCTCCTGAATGCTCGGTTCCTGTGGCTGGAGGTTCCACCTGCGCTTGCGCACAGTCTCAAGCCGGCCATTTCTGCGAGCATCTTCCACAACCGACCGAGAGCGCGCAGAAACAGCACGCACGCTTGCGGGgacgcgcacgcacgcgcgccaCGCCCCACCCCGTACGGCCCCACAAATCCCGAGGCGGCGAGGCCCGGGTTGTCTAGGCTCCGGGAAGTAATGCCCCGGAAGGCAGGGAACTTGGAAGAGGCCGAGGCCGGTGAGGAGGAGGTGGACGCGGAGGAGGTGGGCCCTGAAGAGTACGGCGGGGAGGAGTCGGGCGCCGAGGAGTCTGGCCCGGAAGAGTCTGACCCCGAAGAGCCGGGAGCCGAGGAGGAGATGGAGGCTGGGCAGCCGCGACCGGTGCTACGCTCAGTGAACTCTTGCGAGCCGTCTCAGGTCATCTTCTGCAACCGCAGTCCGCGCGTCGTGCTGCCGGTGTGGCTCAACTTCGACGGCGAGCCGCAGCCGTACCCGACGCTGCCGCCCGGCACGGGCCGCCGCATCCATAGCTACCGAGGTAGGTGAGCCGGGGTCGCCCTGGCCCGGGCCGGCCCAGCCCGGCCGCGCCTCCTGCTTTGTCCCGGGGCGCCGCGAACGCCTGCTGGTGCCCCAGAGAGGTTGTGACAGATGCAGGTTGACGCTGCTACTGGGTGGCACCTAATTCTTTCTTATAGGACTGAGTAATTTGCATCGGAGGTGGCTTTTCCCCCTTACACGTATATTTACCCCTAAAAGTGCTCCGTACCTAATGCCCGTTTGTTCATTACGTCTCTGAGAGAATCTCACATTCCCGAGTGTACCCAGTGGGCCAGGTCCGCGTTAGGTCCCTGCCCTTCATGGAGAACACAGTCCAGTCGGGGAGACAGATGCATGCATAAACAGATGAGAACAAGCCAGTGTCACAGTTGCTGCAGGAGGAACGGAGCACAGCGGCCCGTGGGAGCTTGGAGCAGACACCTAGCTCAGTGAAGGGAAGGGGTGTGTAAGTTTCAGTTAAGGACAGCTTTCCAATGGATCGTTTTGCCTTGAGAGTACGCGGTAATGTTTCTCAGACTTTTACTCCAAACTTCCCCTGATATTAAAGGAGGGAGAACACAGTTCTTCCAGGGATCAACATTTCCGTAGTCTTCTATTTTATCTAGGAAATTgtgtgacattttgttttttttcatccAAAATTTATCTGTGCTTGAgttaacataaattttttttagagaatcttttttttttttttaagttttatttattttgagagagggggcggagagagaggggggcagaccatgacctgagccaacaaaACCTAGAGTCTGCCcctcaactgactgcaccacccaggcgccccttaatataaacttttaaaaaattacctacCATGAGGGGCGcccggttggctcagtaggttaagcatcccacgcccagctcaggtcatgatctcgcagtccgtgggttcaagccccgcatagggctctgtgttgacagctcagagcctggagcctgcctcaagttctgtgtctccctctctctctgcccctcccccactcacgctctgtctctctgcctttcagaaataaataaacaataaaaaaaaaaatgacttactgtgtgaatgtacttaatgacactgaacagtacacttaaaatggttaaaatggtcaattttatgtaagttttactataatacaatttttttttaccagtttacatttcttaaaatttcccaCCAAATCTTCAAGTACATTTGTGTCCCAGGAACACATTCAGACATGCTTTCCACCTGCCTTAAACAGAATGTTAGTCctggggaagggcgggggggttgccttcttcctctctctctctctgtctctgtctctgtctctgtctctctctctttttgcatATGATGAATTTGTTTCTAAATTCATGTATACCTTACATACAGTAAAACGCACAGATCTTAGAGATTGATGCGTTTTTGACAAATACGACACCTAGATCAAACTATAGgttaaaacatttccatcactcccaGAAGTTCCTTCCTGCCCCTTTCCACTCAGTCCCCTCCCTTTCAGAGGCAaccattcttttgatttttcacaCCATAAATTAGTTTGGTCTATTCATACAGAATGTACCCTTTTCTGTGTGGCTTCCTTTTCTGAACATGATCTTTTTGCATCTTCTTGTTCTTGAGAAGCACAGATGTAAAGAGTTGGTGAAGTTCTTTTAGTTTGCAGTGTTGGGTGTGATTCGCAATGCATGTATTTGCTTTTTGACCATGGTAgcagaaagggtgctgtatttgaAGCCTCAAGTATCTGCTCTTTTTCCCTTACTGCCCTTGttgccttgagcaagtcacttggCTTTTTCAGATctatttgctcatctgtaaataGATCTGTTGTGAGGACTGAGTAAGGTAATATTACTGGGAGGACTTAGTAAGATATTTAAGTAGCGTGGGAGGCAAGGACTTCAGGGTCAAATCCAGGAAGATGAAGGAAATGGGTGTGTGGCTACATAACAGCCTCTTCTTGTTTTAACAGGTCACCTTTGGCTTTTCCGAGATGCAGGGACATATGATGGGCTCCTGGTTAACCAAACTGAACTATTTGTGCCATCTCTCAATGTTGATGGACAGCCTATTTTTGCCAACATCACACTGCCAGGTACTGATGTTCTATCTTACTTTATAAAAAGATaaggctgggggtgcctggctgggctCAGTGGGTAaaacatgtgattcttgatctcagcatcgtgaattcaagccccatattgacCATAGatcctacttaaaaataaataaataattatttaattaaaaatgataaatcaaaAGATAAGGCTGTTGGAATAAGTAGAGAATAAGCAACTTGAAGGATCCAAACCTTTATTGGTTTTTGCTGGATGCTAGTCAAATTTTCCAAcctttctgtgtccttttttccactataaataaaatggaactaatttatttgtatcttctataTTGAACAAAGATGTGGTTGCTCAGAAGCTCTTTGGGCTTGTCAGAAATGAGCTGAATTAAAATACCTGATTGtcagggtacctggctggttcagtcggtagagcatgtgactcttgatctcagggttgtgagttcacgCCTCACATTGGGAGTAGAAATTACttacaaaatttaataaataagtaaaatatctcatgtaattaTGAATACATTTTCGTTTCCCTGGCCTTAGAGCAGAATTATGCCCTAGAGTCTTAGAGAAGAATAAAGTATAGAGAATGAGATATCATGGCTTCTAgtgttgtatctttttttttcttttttttctgagagtgtgagagagtgtgCCTGTGAGTAGAggaaggtcagagggagagggagagagaggatcttgaGCAGGCTGtacactatgagatcatgacctgagcggaaatcaagagttggacacttaactgagctgCCTGGGCATCCCTAGTGTTGTaccttttaatgttatttaaccCACTCAAGCCTCACAGTGCCAAtcaggggttaaaaaaaaacacaccaaattGAATGTTAATATCATGGTTTACGATTTGTTTAAAACTCATttgattttaaatagaaaatgacctatgacccagcaattgcactactaggtatttatccaagggatacaggtgtgctgtttcaaagggggcacatgcacccccatgtttatagcagcactgtcgacaatagccaaagtatggaaagagcccacatgtccatcgatggatgaatggataaagaagatgtggtatatgtatataatggagtgttccttggcgatcaaaaagaatgaactcttgccatttgcaactatgtggatggaactagagggtattatgctaagcgaaatcagtcagagaaagacaaatatcatgacttcactcatataaggactttaagacacagaacaaatgaacacaagggaagggaagcaaaaataatataaaaacagggagggggacgaaacagaagagactcttaaatatggagaacaaacagagggttactggaggggttgtgggaggggggatgggctaaacgggtaaggggtattaaggaatctactcctgaaatcattgttgcactatatgctaactaacttggatgcaaattaaaaaaacaaaaacaaaacttgattgATTTTATTAGGTTGAACCCAAACAAACTGTTCTAGTGGGTTAAAAAACTccaaatactggggcacctggctaccTCATTTGgtggagcatacgactcttgatctcggggttgtgagttcaagcaccatgttaggtgtaaagatgattttaaaataaaatattaaacaccCAAATACATGTAGCTTCATAAGGTTCAAACTGGTATGTATGTGTAGATCCTATCTTAAGGAAGTAGGTGTATAAAAATTGGTAAGTTAAATTGATAAATGTAGTAAATTTTGCCTTATAGCATACCCTTACAGTGTCAGTTTCCCAGTGAGCTTAAAATAGAattggaggggtacctgggtggatcagtcagttaagcatctgactctcgatttaaggtctgggtttgtgagatcgagccccgcattgggctctacgctgacagtgcggagcctgcttagaattttctctctctgcccctctcctgcttgtgtgcttgctctctctctctgtctccctttgtcaaaataaaaaaatagactaaaaataataaaaaatacaaataaaatcttaaaaattttttaatgtttattaatttttgagagagagacagtgcgagctcaggaggggcagagggagggagacacagaatccgaagcaggctgcaggctctgagctgtcagcacagagcctgatgtgggctcaaacccacaaaccaggaagtcatgacctgagccgaagtcagttgcctaactgactgagccacccaggcgccccccaaaagtagaaataaaatagacttgGAGTCCCTCAAATCCAGTTACAGACTGTTTGGTTATCTGTTGCTGTGTGAGAGCTACCCCAGAATAACAACCacctttttatttgttcataattCTACAGTCTGGGCTGAGATCAGCGAGGGGGGTTTCTG from Prionailurus viverrinus isolate Anna chromosome A2, UM_Priviv_1.0, whole genome shotgun sequence encodes the following:
- the VHL gene encoding von Hippel-Lindau disease tumor suppressor encodes the protein MPRKAGNLEEAEAGEEEVDAEEVGPEEYGGEESGAEESGPEESDPEEPGAEEEMEAGQPRPVLRSVNSCEPSQVIFCNRSPRVVLPVWLNFDGEPQPYPTLPPGTGRRIHSYRGHLWLFRDAGTYDGLLVNQTELFVPSLNVDGQPIFANITLPVYTLKERCLQVVRSLVKPENYRRLDIVRSLYEDLEDHPNVRKDLERLTQEHIENQRMEGETETK